The following coding sequences are from one bacterium window:
- a CDS encoding SNF2-related protein produces MIENNLSELYSLFRFLNPSMFSSIDDFNQSYITPIQ; encoded by the coding sequence TTGATTGAAAATAACCTATCTGAACTCTATTCACTCTTTCGGTTTCTCAACCCTTCTATGTTTAGTTCGATTGATGATTTTAATCAGTCATACATCACTCCCATTCAGTAA